Proteins co-encoded in one Streptomyces roseochromogenus subsp. oscitans DS 12.976 genomic window:
- a CDS encoding GH1 family beta-glucosidase: protein MATDAGDPTPAPLPRFPDGFLWGVSTSAHQIEGAAEEREPSVWDVFTAEPGRVKDGSTAAVACDHCHRYDEDVALLAGLGVDAYRFSVSWPRVNSPGGLDFYDRLVDELCAAGVRPVPTLFHWDLPASLDWLRRDTADRFAEYVSVVAGRLGDRVGKWITLNEPAEHTLLGHALGAHAPGKRLLFDALPAAHHQLLAHGLAVRALRAAGASDIGIANSHGPTWPASAEPADMEAAGFYDLLLNRLFAEPVILGEYPEGMGELMPGDVAADLKVIAEPLDWYGVNYYAPTKAGAPGGTDSEYGGLALPAELPFSVREIEGRPTTDFGWPVVPEGLTELLTGFRDRYGDRLPPIVITENGCSYEGIDDQDRIAYLDAHIRALHTALESGVDVRGYFVWSLLDNFEWAEGYARRFGLVHVDYGTLERTPKASYRWFRDVLRAQR from the coding sequence ATGGCGACTGACGCAGGCGATCCGACCCCCGCCCCGCTCCCCCGCTTCCCCGACGGCTTCCTGTGGGGTGTGTCGACCTCGGCCCATCAGATCGAGGGGGCGGCCGAGGAGCGCGAGCCCTCCGTGTGGGACGTGTTCACGGCCGAACCGGGCCGGGTGAAGGACGGGTCGACGGCGGCGGTGGCCTGCGACCACTGCCACCGCTACGACGAGGACGTGGCCCTGCTCGCCGGCCTCGGCGTGGACGCGTACCGCTTCTCGGTCTCCTGGCCCCGCGTGAACTCCCCCGGCGGCCTGGACTTCTACGACCGTCTGGTGGACGAGCTGTGCGCGGCGGGCGTACGGCCCGTGCCCACCCTCTTCCACTGGGATCTGCCCGCCTCGCTGGACTGGCTGCGGCGGGACACGGCGGACCGGTTCGCCGAGTACGTCAGCGTGGTGGCCGGGCGCCTCGGCGACCGCGTGGGCAAGTGGATCACCCTCAACGAGCCCGCGGAACATACGTTGCTGGGCCATGCCCTGGGCGCCCACGCTCCCGGCAAGCGGCTCCTCTTCGACGCGCTCCCGGCCGCCCACCATCAGCTCCTCGCCCACGGTCTCGCGGTACGGGCCCTGCGCGCGGCCGGCGCGAGCGACATCGGCATCGCCAACTCCCACGGCCCCACCTGGCCCGCCTCCGCCGAACCGGCGGACATGGAGGCGGCCGGTTTCTACGACCTCCTGCTCAACCGCCTGTTCGCCGAACCGGTCATCCTCGGCGAATACCCGGAGGGGATGGGCGAGTTGATGCCGGGCGACGTGGCCGCCGACCTCAAGGTCATCGCCGAGCCCCTCGACTGGTACGGCGTCAACTACTACGCGCCGACGAAGGCGGGCGCGCCGGGCGGCACCGACAGCGAGTACGGCGGCCTCGCGCTGCCCGCCGAACTGCCCTTCTCGGTAAGGGAGATCGAGGGCCGTCCGACGACCGACTTCGGCTGGCCGGTCGTCCCGGAGGGCCTCACCGAGCTGCTGACCGGCTTCCGTGACCGCTACGGCGACAGGCTCCCGCCGATCGTCATCACCGAGAACGGCTGCTCCTACGAGGGCATCGACGACCAGGACCGCATCGCCTACCTGGACGCCCACATCCGCGCCTTGCACACCGCCCTGGAATCCGGGGTGGATGTGCGTGGCTACTTCGTGTGGTCCCTGCTGGACAACTTCGAGTGGGCCGAGGGCTACGCACGCCGCTTCGGTCTGGTGCACGTGGACTACGGGACGCTGGAGCGCACCCCGAAGGCCTCCTACCGCTGGTTCCGGGACGTGCTCCGGGCCCAGAGATGA
- a CDS encoding protealysin inhibitor emfourin, with protein MRIQVRRTGGFAGLERRAEVDTSGRPDAPAWQALAERVLASGQGSPPAGVPDGFRYEITVDGRTVYAADPRLTEDQRELVSRVLKEGA; from the coding sequence ATGCGTATTCAGGTACGGCGCACGGGCGGTTTCGCGGGGCTGGAGCGCCGGGCCGAGGTGGACACCTCGGGCCGGCCCGACGCCCCCGCATGGCAGGCCCTGGCCGAACGCGTCCTCGCGTCCGGCCAGGGCTCCCCGCCGGCCGGCGTCCCGGACGGCTTCCGGTACGAGATCACCGTGGACGGCCGCACGGTGTACGCGGCCGACCCTCGACTCACCGAGGACCAGCGGGAGTTGGTGTCCCGGGTGCTGAAGGAAGGGGCGTAG
- a CDS encoding M4 family metallopeptidase, with the protein MTTNGGFEPVFCTIVPPHLLDQLARHDDPAIAESAQRTLERDAAQRTRRRITAVRTTAATPAAAPSDKPNRTIYDAGHQETLPGKKVHSEDDKPAKDATVNRAHAGLGATFELYLKAYGRHSIDGAGLPLNATVHYGENYDNAFWNGEQMVFGDGDGTTFLDFTIPVDVIGHELTHGVTQYTANLEYYGQSGALNESVSDVFGSLIKQYALGQTADQADWLIGAGLLAPSVHGTALRSMKAPGTAYDDPNLGKDPQPASMDHYVRTSQDNGGVHINSGIPNHAFYLVATAIGGNAWERAGKIWYATLTGGQLASDAQFADFARLTAATARALYGEDEEVKAVLGAWSQVGVPTS; encoded by the coding sequence ATGACGACCAACGGGGGCTTCGAGCCCGTCTTCTGCACGATCGTGCCGCCACATCTCCTCGACCAGCTGGCCCGGCACGACGACCCCGCCATCGCCGAGTCCGCGCAGCGCACGCTGGAGCGGGACGCCGCCCAGCGCACCCGGCGCCGGATCACCGCCGTCCGCACCACCGCCGCCACGCCGGCCGCCGCGCCCTCCGACAAACCGAACCGCACGATCTACGACGCCGGGCACCAGGAGACCCTGCCGGGCAAGAAGGTGCACTCCGAGGACGACAAGCCCGCCAAGGACGCGACCGTGAACCGCGCGCACGCGGGCCTGGGCGCCACCTTCGAGCTGTATCTGAAGGCCTACGGCCGGCACTCCATCGACGGCGCGGGGCTGCCGCTGAACGCGACCGTGCACTACGGCGAGAACTACGACAACGCCTTCTGGAACGGCGAGCAGATGGTGTTCGGCGACGGCGACGGCACCACGTTCCTCGACTTCACCATCCCCGTCGACGTGATCGGACACGAGCTGACCCACGGCGTCACCCAGTACACCGCGAACCTGGAGTACTACGGCCAGTCCGGCGCCCTCAACGAGTCGGTCTCGGATGTCTTCGGCTCGCTGATCAAGCAGTACGCCCTCGGCCAGACCGCCGACCAGGCCGACTGGCTGATCGGCGCCGGGCTCCTCGCCCCGAGCGTCCACGGCACCGCGCTGCGCTCCATGAAGGCCCCGGGCACGGCGTACGACGACCCGAACCTGGGCAAGGACCCGCAACCGGCGAGCATGGACCACTACGTCCGCACCAGCCAGGACAACGGCGGCGTGCACATCAACTCCGGCATCCCCAACCACGCCTTCTACCTGGTCGCCACGGCGATCGGCGGCAACGCGTGGGAGCGGGCCGGGAAGATCTGGTACGCCACGCTCACCGGTGGTCAGCTGGCGTCCGACGCGCAATTCGCGGACTTCGCCAGGCTCACGGCCGCCACGGCCAGGGCCCTTTACGGCGAGGACGAGGAAGTGAAGGCCGTCCTCGGCGCCTGGTCGCAGGTGGGGGTGCCGACTTCCTGA
- the leuA gene encoding 2-isopropylmalate synthase: MANRQQPSSMPIHKYGRYEQVDIPDRTWPQKRITAAPRWLSTDLRDGNQALIDPMSPERKRRMFDQLVKMGYKEIEVGFPASGQTDFDFVRSIIEEEGAIPDDVTISVLTQAREDLIERTVESLKGAKRATVHLYNATAPVFRRVVFRGSKDDIKQIAVDGTRLVMEYAEKLLGPETEFGYQYSPEIFTDTELDFALEVCEAVMDVWQPGPGREIILNLPATVERSTPSTHADRFEWMHRNLSRRDYVCLSVHPHNDRGTAVAAAELALMAGADRVEGCLFGQGERTGNVDLVTLGMNLFSQGVDPQIDFSDIDEIRRTWEYCNQMEVHPRHPYVGDLVYTSFSGSHQDAIKKGFDAMEADAKAKGVTVDDIEWAVPYLPIDPKDVGRSYEAVIRVNSQSGKGGISYVLKNDHKLELPRRMQIEFSRIIQAKTDAEGGEITPKEIWAVFQDEYLPNPDNPWGRIQVRTGQSTTDTDGVDTLTVEATVDGENTVLTGSGNGPISAFFDALQSIGIDVRLLDYQEHTMSEGASAQAASYIECAIDDKVLWGIGIDANTTRASLKAVVSAVNRAAR; this comes from the coding sequence ATGGCCAACCGCCAGCAGCCCAGCAGCATGCCGATCCACAAATACGGCCGCTACGAGCAGGTCGACATCCCGGACCGCACCTGGCCCCAGAAGCGCATCACCGCCGCCCCCCGCTGGCTCTCCACCGACCTGCGCGACGGCAACCAGGCCCTGATCGACCCCATGTCGCCCGAGCGCAAGCGCCGGATGTTCGACCAGCTGGTCAAGATGGGCTACAAGGAGATCGAGGTCGGCTTCCCGGCCTCCGGCCAGACCGACTTCGACTTCGTGCGCTCGATCATCGAGGAAGAGGGCGCGATCCCGGACGACGTCACGATCTCCGTGCTGACCCAGGCCCGTGAGGACCTGATCGAGCGGACCGTGGAGTCCCTGAAGGGCGCCAAGCGCGCCACCGTGCACCTCTACAACGCCACGGCCCCGGTCTTCCGCCGCGTGGTCTTCCGTGGCTCCAAGGACGACATCAAGCAGATCGCCGTCGACGGCACCCGCCTGGTGATGGAGTACGCCGAGAAACTGCTGGGCCCGGAGACGGAGTTCGGCTACCAGTACTCGCCGGAGATCTTCACCGACACCGAGCTGGACTTCGCGCTGGAGGTCTGCGAGGCGGTGATGGACGTCTGGCAGCCCGGCCCGGGCCGCGAGATCATCCTCAACCTGCCCGCCACGGTGGAGCGTTCGACGCCGTCCACGCATGCGGACCGCTTCGAGTGGATGCACCGCAACCTGTCGCGCCGCGATTACGTCTGCCTGTCCGTCCACCCGCACAACGACCGCGGTACGGCCGTGGCCGCGGCCGAGCTGGCCCTGATGGCCGGCGCCGACCGCGTCGAGGGCTGCCTGTTCGGGCAGGGCGAGCGCACCGGCAACGTCGACCTGGTCACCCTGGGCATGAACCTGTTCTCCCAGGGCGTCGACCCGCAGATCGACTTCTCCGACATCGACGAGATCCGTCGTACGTGGGAGTACTGCAACCAGATGGAGGTCCACCCGCGCCACCCGTACGTGGGCGACCTGGTCTACACGTCCTTCTCCGGCTCCCACCAGGACGCCATCAAGAAGGGCTTCGACGCCATGGAGGCCGACGCGAAGGCCAAGGGCGTCACCGTCGACGACATCGAGTGGGCCGTGCCGTACCTGCCGATCGACCCGAAGGACGTCGGCCGCTCCTACGAGGCCGTCATCCGCGTCAACTCGCAGTCCGGCAAGGGCGGTATCTCCTACGTCCTGAAGAACGACCACAAGCTGGAGCTGCCGCGCCGGATGCAGATCGAGTTCTCCAGGATCATCCAGGCGAAGACGGACGCCGAGGGCGGCGAGATCACGCCGAAGGAGATCTGGGCGGTCTTCCAGGACGAGTACCTGCCGAACCCGGACAACCCGTGGGGACGTATCCAGGTCAGGACGGGCCAGTCGACGACCGACACGGACGGCGTGGACACGCTCACGGTCGAGGCCACGGTCGACGGCGAGAACACGGTCCTGACCGGTTCCGGCAACGGTCCGATCTCGGCCTTCTTCGACGCCCTGCAGTCCATCGGCATCGACGTACGCCTCCTGGACTACCAGGAGCACACGATGAGCGAGGGCGCCTCCGCACAGGCCGCCTCCTACATCGAATGCGCGATCGACGACAAGGTCCTGTGGGGGATCGGTATCGACGCGAACACGACGCGTGCGTCGCTGAAGGCGGTCGTCTCCGCGGTGAACCGCGCCGCCCGCTGA
- a CDS encoding TerB family tellurite resistance protein has translation MLPVRGRDGRATTAVHILRIRTAWTPVGDGEFYCPGCGGDRNYQRLTGRRRLTLLGVPLLSRGSTGPVVECAACRHHYGTDVLDHPTTRRFSAMLRDAVHTVALAVLAAGGTSSRTALESAAAAVRAAGFDGCTEEQLAALVEALAADTGRVLGGECGTSLTIELHEALDPLAPHLAPAGRESLLLQAARIALADGPYTPAERDALATVGAALTICADDVTRLLAAARTPS, from the coding sequence GTGCTGCCAGTACGGGGACGAGACGGCCGTGCCACCACGGCTGTGCACATCCTGCGCATCCGCACCGCGTGGACTCCCGTCGGGGACGGCGAGTTCTACTGCCCGGGCTGCGGAGGCGACCGCAACTACCAGCGGCTCACCGGACGCCGTCGGCTCACCCTGCTCGGCGTGCCCCTGCTGTCCCGCGGGTCCACCGGACCGGTCGTGGAGTGCGCCGCCTGCCGCCACCACTACGGCACCGACGTCCTGGACCACCCCACCACCCGCCGCTTCTCGGCGATGCTCCGCGACGCCGTGCACACCGTCGCCCTCGCCGTGCTCGCCGCGGGCGGCACCTCCTCCCGTACGGCCCTGGAGTCAGCCGCCGCCGCCGTCCGCGCGGCCGGCTTCGACGGCTGTACCGAGGAACAGCTGGCCGCGCTGGTCGAGGCCCTCGCCGCGGACACCGGCCGGGTGCTCGGCGGGGAGTGCGGCACGAGCCTGACGATAGAGCTGCACGAGGCCCTGGACCCGCTCGCCCCGCACCTCGCCCCCGCCGGCCGCGAGTCCCTCCTCCTCCAGGCCGCCCGCATCGCCCTCGCCGACGGCCCCTACACCCCCGCCGAACGCGACGCCCTCGCCACGGTCGGCGCGGCACTGACGATCTGCGCCGACGATGTCACCCGGCTGCTGGCGGCGGCCCGGACACCGTCCTGA
- a CDS encoding response regulator, producing MTDRPVRLLLADDHPVVRAGLRAVLETEPGLVVVAEAATAEDAVARAAAGDIDVVLMDLRFGKGMGGAEATAAITARPGAPRVVIVTTYDSDADTLPAIEAGATGYLLKDAPPEELAAAVRTAATGRTALAPAVADRLLNRLRAPGTSLTRRETEVLALVAEGLSNQAVGRRLHLTEGTVKSHLARVYTKLGVDSRTAAVATATDLGLIRR from the coding sequence ATGACCGACCGTCCCGTCCGTCTCCTCCTCGCCGATGACCACCCCGTGGTGCGGGCCGGGCTGCGGGCGGTGCTGGAGACCGAGCCGGGTCTCGTCGTGGTGGCCGAGGCCGCGACCGCCGAGGACGCCGTCGCCCGTGCCGCCGCGGGCGACATCGACGTCGTACTGATGGACCTGCGGTTCGGCAAGGGGATGGGCGGCGCCGAGGCCACCGCCGCGATCACGGCCCGGCCGGGTGCCCCCCGGGTCGTGATCGTCACCACCTACGACTCCGACGCCGACACCCTCCCGGCCATCGAGGCCGGCGCCACCGGCTACCTGCTCAAGGACGCCCCTCCGGAGGAGCTGGCCGCCGCCGTGCGGACGGCCGCCACCGGACGCACCGCCCTGGCGCCCGCGGTCGCGGACCGGCTGTTGAACCGGCTGCGCGCGCCCGGCACTTCACTGACCCGGCGCGAGACCGAAGTCCTCGCCCTGGTCGCCGAGGGTCTGTCCAACCAGGCCGTCGGCCGGCGCCTCCACCTCACGGAGGGCACGGTCAAGTCCCACCTCGCCCGTGTCTACACCAAGCTCGGCGTCGACTCGCGCACCGCCGCCGTGGCCACCGCCACCGACCTCGGCCTCATCCGCCGTTAG
- a CDS encoding sensor histidine kinase — MNTSAPALTPTTRALSWCLHLLVVGLLALTAVRAVTGPLTHAGPAVALAAGCGLVYAAGPLLPRIRGDRRAAAWWLAAVGAVWLGLLALSADGVWVAFPLYFLQLHLLPRRTGLAAVAATALAAVTAFAAHQGSFSAAMAIGPALGAAVAVAVVWGYQALYRESERRRRLIEELTATRADLAEAQHTAGVLAERERLAREIHDTLAQGLSSIQLLLRAAERNLPGAPENAVRHVGQARQAAVDSLAEARRFVAALAPPALEGTTLADALERLCATTGTRHRLTARFHLAADPVPLPTAHEVALLRIAQSALANTVRHAQASTVDVTLGTLGDRITLTVADDGIGFDPARLPDPDPATGGFGLTAMHTRLHTLGGTLTIDSAPGHGTTLTARLPFTRPTGTERPPAGPETRPTTETRPAPQAETEARP, encoded by the coding sequence GTGAACACCTCTGCCCCCGCCCTGACCCCGACCACCCGGGCCCTGTCCTGGTGCCTGCACCTGCTGGTCGTCGGCCTGCTCGCGCTGACCGCCGTCCGGGCCGTGACCGGTCCCCTGACGCATGCCGGGCCGGCCGTCGCCCTGGCGGCCGGGTGCGGGCTGGTGTACGCGGCGGGTCCGCTGCTGCCCCGGATCCGCGGGGACCGGCGGGCCGCCGCCTGGTGGCTGGCCGCCGTCGGCGCGGTGTGGCTGGGGCTGCTGGCGCTGTCCGCCGACGGCGTGTGGGTCGCCTTCCCGCTGTACTTCCTCCAGCTCCATCTGCTGCCGCGCCGGACCGGCCTGGCCGCGGTGGCCGCGACCGCGCTCGCCGCGGTGACCGCGTTCGCCGCCCATCAGGGCTCCTTCAGCGCGGCCATGGCGATCGGACCGGCGCTCGGGGCCGCCGTCGCGGTCGCGGTGGTGTGGGGGTACCAGGCGCTGTACCGGGAGAGCGAGCGGCGCCGCCGCCTGATAGAGGAACTCACCGCCACCCGCGCGGACCTGGCCGAGGCCCAGCACACTGCGGGCGTGCTGGCCGAACGGGAACGGCTGGCCCGCGAGATCCACGACACGCTCGCCCAGGGGCTGTCCAGCATCCAGCTGCTGCTGCGCGCCGCCGAACGGAACCTGCCGGGCGCTCCTGAGAACGCCGTACGCCACGTCGGCCAGGCCCGTCAGGCCGCGGTCGACAGCCTCGCCGAGGCCCGCCGCTTCGTCGCCGCGCTGGCCCCGCCCGCGCTGGAGGGCACGACCCTGGCGGACGCGCTGGAACGGCTCTGCGCGACCACCGGTACCCGCCACCGACTGACGGCCCGCTTCCACCTCGCCGCCGATCCGGTTCCCCTGCCGACGGCGCACGAGGTGGCCCTGCTCCGCATCGCCCAGTCCGCACTGGCCAACACCGTCCGGCACGCGCAGGCCAGCACCGTGGACGTCACCCTCGGCACCCTGGGCGACCGCATCACCCTCACCGTCGCGGACGACGGCATCGGCTTCGATCCCGCCCGGCTGCCCGACCCCGACCCCGCAACGGGCGGCTTCGGCCTGACCGCCATGCACACCCGCCTGCACACCCTGGGCGGCACCCTGACCATCGACTCCGCCCCTGGCCACGGCACGACCCTGACGGCCCGCCTGCCCTTCACCCGGCCCACGGGAACCGAGAGGCCGCCCGCCGGCCCCGAGACCAGGCCGACCACCGAGACCAGGCCTGCCCCGCAGGCCGAGACCGAGGCCCGCCCGTGA
- a CDS encoding ABC transporter permease has protein sequence MFVAWRDLKFAKGRFALMGTVITLITLLVGLLSGLTAGLGRQNISAISGLPADRIAFEAPGHGQSLSYTSSTVTARQWEQWAGTPGVTRAEPLGITTTKATAGDRSTGVSAFGVRPGSHLAPDGGRIHGHAAVLSATAADALGLKPGDTFTLAGRTMSVAAVEGDASFSHTPVIWTSLTAWQQMAPPSSAGAGPAATVIALDTTAGADLTAADRTIGTRTVAKDDSLSAIGSYTSENGSLQLMRGFLFAISALVVGAFFTVWTIQRSGDIAVLKALGASTAHLLRDALGQAAVLLVAGTLLGTGTAAALGALVVDRAVPFLLTPATVLVPAAVMILIGALGAALSVRRITSVDPLTALGSAR, from the coding sequence GTGTTCGTCGCCTGGAGAGACCTGAAGTTCGCCAAGGGACGGTTCGCCCTGATGGGGACCGTCATCACCCTGATCACACTGCTGGTCGGGCTGCTGTCCGGACTGACCGCCGGCCTCGGCCGGCAGAACATCTCCGCGATCAGCGGCCTGCCCGCCGACCGCATCGCCTTCGAGGCCCCGGGCCACGGGCAGAGCCTGTCGTACACCAGCTCCACCGTCACCGCCCGGCAGTGGGAACAGTGGGCCGGAACGCCCGGCGTCACCCGCGCCGAACCCCTCGGGATCACCACCACGAAGGCCACCGCGGGCGACCGGAGCACCGGTGTCTCGGCCTTCGGTGTCCGGCCCGGCTCCCACCTGGCGCCCGACGGCGGCAGGATCCACGGGCACGCGGCGGTGCTCTCCGCCACGGCCGCCGACGCCCTCGGCCTCAAGCCCGGCGACACCTTCACCCTCGCCGGCCGGACGATGTCCGTGGCCGCCGTCGAGGGCGACGCCTCCTTCAGCCACACCCCGGTCATCTGGACCAGCCTCACCGCCTGGCAGCAGATGGCACCTCCCAGCAGTGCCGGCGCCGGGCCGGCCGCGACCGTGATCGCCCTGGACACCACCGCCGGCGCCGATCTCACCGCCGCCGACCGGACCATCGGCACCCGGACCGTCGCCAAGGACGACTCGCTGTCCGCGATCGGCTCCTACACCTCCGAGAACGGCTCCCTGCAGCTGATGCGCGGCTTCCTGTTCGCGATCTCCGCCCTCGTCGTCGGCGCCTTCTTCACCGTCTGGACCATCCAGCGCAGCGGCGACATCGCCGTCCTCAAGGCGCTCGGCGCCTCCACCGCGCACCTGCTCAGGGACGCCCTCGGCCAGGCCGCCGTGCTCCTCGTCGCCGGCACCCTCCTCGGCACCGGCACCGCCGCCGCGCTCGGCGCCCTCGTCGTGGACCGCGCGGTGCCGTTTCTCCTCACCCCCGCCACCGTCCTCGTCCCCGCCGCCGTGATGATCCTGATCGGCGCGCTCGGGGCCGCCCTGTCCGTCCGCCGTATCACCTCCGTGGACCCGCTGACCGCCCTGGGGAGCGCCCGATGA
- a CDS encoding ABC transporter ATP-binding protein: MSLHLSGITLTYPDGEDRLTALDQVTLDVPKGTLTAVVGPSGSGKSSLLAVAATLVTPDAGTVTVDGVTTTGMSRRDLTELRRRTIGIVFQQPHLLPALTAAEQLEVMARIDGRPRAAARARARELLDAVGLAAQAGRRPHQLSGGQRQRVGIARALMNDPTLLLVDEPTSALDHERGAVVVDLITRLTHERATATVLVTHDRTHLTAADEIAEVHDGRLGFPTVAR; encoded by the coding sequence ATGAGCCTGCACCTGTCCGGCATCACCCTCACCTACCCCGACGGCGAGGACCGGCTGACCGCCCTCGACCAGGTCACCCTGGACGTGCCCAAGGGCACGCTGACGGCCGTGGTCGGCCCCTCCGGCTCCGGCAAGTCCAGCCTGCTCGCCGTCGCCGCCACCCTCGTCACCCCCGACGCCGGCACGGTCACCGTCGACGGCGTCACCACGACCGGTATGAGCCGCCGGGACCTGACCGAGCTGCGCCGCCGCACGATCGGCATCGTCTTCCAGCAGCCCCATCTGCTGCCCGCCCTCACCGCGGCCGAGCAGCTGGAGGTCATGGCCCGGATCGACGGCCGCCCACGGGCCGCGGCCCGCGCCCGGGCCAGGGAGCTGCTCGACGCCGTGGGCCTCGCCGCCCAGGCCGGCCGGCGCCCCCACCAGCTCTCCGGCGGGCAGCGTCAGCGGGTCGGCATCGCCCGTGCCCTGATGAACGACCCCACCCTGCTCCTGGTCGACGAACCCACCAGCGCCCTCGACCACGAACGCGGCGCCGTCGTCGTCGATCTGATCACCCGTCTGACCCATGAGCGGGCCACCGCCACCGTCCTGGTCACGCACGACCGCACCCATCTGACGGCCGCCGACGAGATCGCCGAAGTCCACGACGGACGGCTCGGTTTCCCCACGGTGGCCCGCTGA
- a CDS encoding sialidase family protein has product CASSLPYVSGRDGYATYRIPAVVTTRNGTVLAFAEGRRDGISDTGDIDVVLRRSSDGGCTWGSLTVVAAGHGDTRGNPAPVVDPRTGAVVLVTCGNSGSATEGQIMRGEVPADRGRRVFVQRSQDDGRHFSSPVDITAQVKRPGWRWYATGPGHALALTRGSHAGRLLVPANHSGMPPAGSSDTGREAKYYGGHALYSDDGGCTWHLGFANDHYDGVTDVNETSAAQLPDGRVYFSARDQGGSAPGNRLDGYSADGGATLNRPYAAQPTLADVPAVQSSVLQLPGTGAPLLFSGPSVPTARRAMAIWSSEDFGHTFTRLRTLSDRPAAYSDLVPLGHDTVGILYETGAHTYDTLEFRRLTLPWSSPVVAR; this is encoded by the coding sequence TGCGCCTCCTCCCTGCCGTACGTCTCCGGCCGGGACGGCTACGCCACCTACCGCATCCCGGCGGTCGTGACGACCCGGAACGGCACCGTCCTGGCCTTCGCCGAGGGCCGGCGCGACGGCATCAGCGACACGGGCGACATCGATGTCGTGCTGCGCCGCTCCTCCGACGGCGGCTGCACCTGGGGCTCGCTGACCGTGGTGGCCGCCGGGCACGGGGACACCCGGGGCAACCCGGCACCGGTCGTGGACCCGCGCACCGGTGCCGTCGTCCTCGTGACCTGCGGCAACAGCGGCTCGGCGACCGAGGGGCAGATCATGCGCGGCGAGGTCCCGGCGGACCGGGGCCGCCGGGTGTTCGTACAGCGCAGCCAGGACGACGGCCGCCACTTCAGCAGCCCCGTGGACATCACCGCCCAGGTGAAGCGGCCCGGCTGGCGCTGGTACGCCACCGGCCCCGGGCACGCGTTGGCCCTCACCCGGGGCTCGCACGCCGGCCGCCTGCTCGTCCCGGCCAACCACTCCGGCATGCCGCCCGCCGGTTCCTCCGACACCGGCCGGGAGGCGAAGTACTACGGCGGTCACGCCCTCTACAGCGACGACGGCGGCTGCACCTGGCACCTCGGTTTCGCGAACGACCACTACGACGGCGTGACCGACGTCAACGAGACGAGCGCCGCCCAACTCCCGGACGGCCGCGTCTACTTCAGCGCCCGCGACCAGGGTGGCAGCGCGCCCGGCAACCGCCTCGACGGCTACTCCGCCGACGGCGGCGCAACCCTCAACCGCCCCTACGCCGCCCAGCCCACCCTGGCCGACGTCCCCGCGGTCCAGAGCAGCGTCCTCCAACTCCCCGGCACAGGAGCGCCGTTGCTGTTCTCGGGCCCCTCCGTGCCCACCGCCCGCCGGGCCATGGCGATCTGGTCCAGCGAGGACTTCGGCCACACCTTCACCCGGCTGCGCACCCTCTCGGACCGGCCGGCCGCCTACTCCGACCTCGTCCCGCTCGGCCACGACACGGTCGGCATCCTCTACGAGACCGGCGCCCACACCTACGACACACTGGAGTTCCGCCGCCTGACCCTGCCCTGGAGCAGCCCCGTGGTCGCGCGCTGA